CGACATCGATCATCACAGACCAACTGCTGAGGCGATAGGCAAGGCGGTGAGGGTAGATGATGCCGCCGGGCGTTACATCGAATTCTTAAAGCGATCCATCCCCAGGGGCGTGAACCTTTCGGGCCTCAAAATAGTCTTAGATTGTTCGCACGGCGCGGGTTACAAAGTGGCCCCGGCGGTCTTTTCGGAGCTAGGCGCTAATGTAATAGCGGTGGGCGCCAATCCCGACGGAACGAACATCAACGCCGGTTGCGGAAGTACTCATCCCGAGCTGATGGCCCGTCTTGTGGTGGAACATAATGCCGACATAGGGATAGCCCTCGACGGTGACGCTGACCGCATAATCATGGCCGACGAAAAAGGTTCGATAGTTGACGGAGATTTTATCGTGGGCCTTTGCGCACAGCATATGTTCAAAGAAGGGACGCTTGCAAAGGGGACCGTGGTCGGAACCGTAATGAGCAACCTAGGCCTTGATATTGCCATGCAGTCGATGGGTATCAATGTGGTACGCACGGCCGTTGGCGACAGGTATGTAATTCAGTCGATGAGGGCCAACGGATACAATCTGGGCGGCGAGCAGTCCGGCCATCTCATATTCCTCGATTACAACACGACAGGCGACGGCATACTTGCAGGTCTTCAGGTCCTATCGATACTTCGTCAGAAGGATCAGCCGTTATCACTTGCAAAACAGGTGATGCAGTCGTTCCCGCAGATCCTTACGAACGTCAAGGTATCCCAGAAGAAGGACTTTTCACAGATACCATCCATTGCAAATATAGTTCGCGGTATTGAAAAAGAACTCGGAAACCGCGGCAGGCTTGTGCTTAGATATTCGGGTACGGAAAATCTTGCCAGGATCATGATAGAAGGCGAAAATCACGATCGCATCAGGTCCATGGCCGACGGTCTTGCCGGTGAAATTTACAGACATCTTGGACACTAATGGCCACACTAGGCGTAAATATCGATCACGTAGCCACCTTGAGGCAGGCAAGGGGAAATGTTTCTTATCCCGACCCTGTGATAGCCGCCGGCATAGTTGAAAATGCCGGCGCAGATCAGATAACCATTCATCTAAGGGAAGACCGAAGACACATTCAAGACGCTGACCTTATCGCGTTGCGCAAACTTGTCAGGGTGCCCTTGAACCTCGAACTTGCGGCAACCGATGAGATAGTTGACATTGCCATTAAAGTAAGACCCGACGTCTGTACATTTGTTCCGGAAAAGAGGCAGGAACTAACGACCGAGGGCGGGCTTGATGTTATAAAGAACTTTGATAAATTAAGGAGTTACGTTAAAAGACTTAAAGCTGAATCTATTATCGTTAGCATGTTCATTGATCCTGAACCCAAGCAGGTTGAGGCATCAAAAGAGCTTGGTGCGCAGGCCATTGAAATTCATACCGGTAGATATTGCGAACACAATTCCAGAGAAGAGTTTGATCGTATAAAGGCGGCGGCAAAAATAGCCAAAGATGCCGGATTACATGTTGCGGCGGGGCACGGTTTGAATTATGATAACGCCGCTCTTGTGGTCAAAGAGGTCCCGGACATAGCCGAATATAATATAGGGCATTCTATCATAGCAAGAGCGGTATTTGTAGGGCTTGCACAGGCGGTTATTGAAATGAAAAAGTTGATAACAACGTTGTCATTCTGAGCGAAGCGAAGAATCCCGTTCGTTCAAGGGATCCTTCGGACTTTGTCCTCAGGATGACATTCTGTATACGGAGTCAAATATGATAATAGGCATCGGAATAGACCTTGTAGATGTCAGGCGTATGGAAGGTATCATCTTTCGCTGGCAAGAAAAGTTTCTGAAGAGGATCTTTACAGACAAAGAGATAAGATATTGCAACAATAAAAAGAATCCGGCCCAGCGATTTGCAACGCGCTATGCCGCAAAAGAGGCCTTCATAAAGGCCATGTATCCCAAAGAGACCGAAGGGATAAATTTCAGGGATATCGAGGTTACTGAAAAAGAAGGGCGCACGGTGATCAACATGTACGACAAGATAAAAAAGAACGTTGAATCGCGCGGGGTCAAGAATATCCATGTAATGCTTTCCCACGATGGTAATTACGGGATAGCTAACGTCATCCTTGAAGGGTAATGAAACTTGTCACGTCCCACCAAATGCAGGCCCTCGACAAGGCGGCCATTGAAAAATGTAATATAGCTTCGCCGGGCCTTATGGAACGCGCCGGAAAAGGCGCATCCGACATCATCATAAAGAGATTTCCCAAAAAGGGGACCGCTGGCATAGTTGTCGGCAAGGGAAACAACGGGGGCGACGGTCTTGTCATCGCCAGACTTCTTAAAGAAGCCGGTTTCAATGTTAACGTGTATCTAACCGCGCCATGGTCCGAGTTTTCGCCAGATGCGCGTGTTAACTGGGAAAAACTTGCTGGTACGGGTGTTGTGGTGAAAGAGGAGTTCAGGACGCTGACGAACGCCGATCTAATAATTGACGCCGTCTTTGGCACCGGCCTTTCTAACGACGTGACGGGTAAATACAAGGCTGTTATAGAGGCCATTAACGCGGCAAAAAAGCCGGTTGTTTCAATAGATATACCTTCCGGACTTTCGGCAGATACCGGAATGCCCTTGGGCGTTGCGGTAAAGGCGAGGCTTACCGTTACATTCGCAATGATGAAAGTAGGCCTTGTCGCAGGTCTTTCCCATGAATATACGCACGAGGTCGAGATGGTCGATATCGGCATACCCAAAGAGCTTACAGATGACCTTAAGACCGGCTATTATCTTATAACCCCCGATATCTTTGAGGGCTATTTTGGAAAAAGGCTTGCCGACTCCCATAAAGGTGATTTTGGCCATGTCCTTGTTGTCGGAGGTGCTTCGGGAAAGATAGGTGCCGGACTTCTTTCGGGCAGGGCCGCTTTGAGGAGCGGGGCAGGGCTTGTTACCTATGCATTGCCCGGTGCCGCATATATCAAGTTCGATACGCGCGCGCCGGAGGTGATGTGCGAGGGGGTTGAAGACAAGGGCCGCGGCATATTTATCAAGGATTCTCTGCCGCAGATAAGGACGCTTTTAGGCAAGGCAGACGTGATGGCTATAGGACCAGGGATAGGCATCGATAAGGCGACAGTTTCGGCGGTGCTTGAGATCGTAAAAAAGAGCCAGGTGCCTGTTGTAATAGATGCCGACGGGCTAAATGCCGTTGCTTCCGATCTATCCGTCTTGTCGGGGAGGAAGAACCACCTTGTCCTGACGCCTCATCCGGGAGAGATGATAAGGCTCCTGGGCAGGGAGCCAAAGATCTCTGCGCAAGAGAGAATCGAGCTTGCAAGAAACTTTGCAAAGGTCCACAAGGTCTATCTTGTCCTAAAGGGACACAGGACAGTTATCGGCACCCCCGAAGGCGATATCTATATAAATGAAACAGGAAATGCCGGCATGGCAACGGCGGGGTCGGGGGATGTTCTTACGGGTGTTATTGCCGGGTTCATGGCGCAGAAGATGCCTGTCGATATTGCGGTCGTTGCAGGCGTTTATTTGCACGGGCTGGCGGGCGACATGGCGGCAAAGAATGTTGGCGAGCGGGGGCTCATTGCCTCCGATATAATTTCGGAACTGCCAAAGGCCATCAAGTTTATTTCCTCTCCTTTGTAAGGAGGGGTTAGGGGAGGCAGATATCCACCCCACCTTTATCCTCCCCTTACAAAGGGGAGAAATAGCATATGCAAAAGATCACCAATTCACTCAAAGAGACACAGGAACTTGCGGCCAAGTTTGCCAAAAAGCTGGGGCCGTCTTCTATCATTGCGTTCGTGGGGGAGCTTGGCGCTGGCAAGACCTCTTTCATTCAGGGGCTCGCCAGCGGCCTCGGCATAAAAAAGAACTACTACGTCAACTCTCCGACGTTCACGATACTCAATGTTTACCATGGCGGAAAGATGCCTATTTACCACTATGACTGGTATAGGATAGGATGTGAATGGGAGGCGGCAGATCTAGGGCTCGAAGAACATTTTGACGGCAAGGGGGTAACGGTCATAGAATGGGCCGAAAAATTCCCAAACCTCTTGCCAGAGAGGACGATCTGGGTAAAGCTTGCGGTCGTCGGAGAAGACAAGAGAAGGATAACGGTCAAGTGAGAGCCATTGCGAGGCCGTAAAGGCCGAAGCAATCCAACTCGCTGTATTGCTTCACGCCTTCGGCTCTCGCAATGACGGAATGGTCGAAAAACTATGACATACGACTTAGCAGTAATAGGAGCAGGCCCCGGCGGATACGTAGCGGCGATAAGGGCCGCACAGTTAGGGCTCAAGACGGTCCTGATAGAAAAGGAACACGTTGGTGGCACGTGTCTGAACCGCGGCTGTATTCCAACAAAATCTGTCGTTGCCGTTGCTGAAAGGTTCAAGGAGAGAGATCCCGCCGAATTCGGCATCGAGGGCGTTGACTCCGCCAAGGCGGCAGTCAATATGGCAAAGGTTGTAGAGCGCAAAGACAAAATAGTAGCGGGCCTGCGCGTAGGTATTGGGCAACTTCTTGAGTCCAACAAAATAGACCTTATCACTGGCGCCGCAAGTTTTGCCTCAAAGGACGAACTGAAAGTGGTGGATCCTGCCGGTAACGAGTTGCCAGTCACGAGTCGCGATGTAATTATTGCCACCGGCTCCATATGGCGCGAAATTCCCGGTTTGAAGACAGACGGCAAGTTCGTTATAACAAGCGATGAGATGCTCGACCTGAAAGCCCTTCCCAAGAGACTTGTGATAGTCGGCGGCGGCGTTATCGGGTGCGAGTTCGCATCCATCATGAACATCTTCGGCGTCGATGTGTCGATAGTCGAAATGACGGATCAGTTGCTTCCAACGGAGGATGCCGCCATATCAAGACAGCTTTCCATGTCGTTCAAAAAACGCGGTATAAAGATCTTCACCAAGGCGACCGTTACAGAAGCAGGAAAGGGGATCGTTAAGCTCTCTACGGTCGATAACCTAGGTGCCGATCTTGTGCTCGTTTCAATAGGTAGGCGTCCATTTACCGACGGACTTGGAATAGAGGCGGCCGGGGTGGAGACGCAAAAGGGTTTTATTTTGACCGATGATAAGATGCGAACGAACGTCCCCAACATTTACGCAATAGGCGATGTTGCCGTTCCCGGGGCAAAAGGCTTCAAGCCGGCCCTTGCGCACGTCGCCTCGAAGGAGGGGATGGTTGCCGTCACCAATATCAAGGGCGAACACGCGGCGGTTATGAATTACAACGTCGTTCCGCGGCCGATATTCACCATCCCGGAAATAGGGTGCGTGGGTGCCACCGAAAAAGAGCTCAAAAATAATAACGTTAAATATAAGACCGGAAGGTTCTCTTACGCCGCTCTTTCAAAGGCCGTTTGCGATTCGGCCACGAACGGGCTTTTGCAGGTCTATTCCGATGAAGTTGGCCATATCTTGGGCGCCCACTGCATGGGAAACCATGCGAGTGATATCTGCGCCGAGGCGTCCCTTGCAATGGAGACAGGGCTTAATGTAAGGGATATAGAAAGAACGATACACGCCCACCCGACATATTCGGAGATAATGATGGAGG
The sequence above is a segment of the Deltaproteobacteria bacterium CG11_big_fil_rev_8_21_14_0_20_49_13 genome. Coding sequences within it:
- a CDS encoding phosphoglucosamine mutase; the encoded protein is MQEKRKIFGTDGVRGTANVHPMTSEMAMQLGRAISYIFQNGKKRHGIVIGKDTRLSGYMLETALASGICSMGCDVMLVGPLPTPGIAFITQGMRADAGVVISASHNSYQDNGIKFFDRNGFKLPDELEAQMENLIASGDIDHHRPTAEAIGKAVRVDDAAGRYIEFLKRSIPRGVNLSGLKIVLDCSHGAGYKVAPAVFSELGANVIAVGANPDGTNINAGCGSTHPELMARLVVEHNADIGIALDGDADRIIMADEKGSIVDGDFIVGLCAQHMFKEGTLAKGTVVGTVMSNLGLDIAMQSMGINVVRTAVGDRYVIQSMRANGYNLGGEQSGHLIFLDYNTTGDGILAGLQVLSILRQKDQPLSLAKQVMQSFPQILTNVKVSQKKDFSQIPSIANIVRGIEKELGNRGRLVLRYSGTENLARIMIEGENHDRIRSMADGLAGEIYRHLGH
- a CDS encoding bifunctional ADP-dependent NAD(P)H-hydrate dehydratase/NAD(P)H-hydrate epimerase codes for the protein MKLVTSHQMQALDKAAIEKCNIASPGLMERAGKGASDIIIKRFPKKGTAGIVVGKGNNGGDGLVIARLLKEAGFNVNVYLTAPWSEFSPDARVNWEKLAGTGVVVKEEFRTLTNADLIIDAVFGTGLSNDVTGKYKAVIEAINAAKKPVVSIDIPSGLSADTGMPLGVAVKARLTVTFAMMKVGLVAGLSHEYTHEVEMVDIGIPKELTDDLKTGYYLITPDIFEGYFGKRLADSHKGDFGHVLVVGGASGKIGAGLLSGRAALRSGAGLVTYALPGAAYIKFDTRAPEVMCEGVEDKGRGIFIKDSLPQIRTLLGKADVMAIGPGIGIDKATVSAVLEIVKKSQVPVVIDADGLNAVASDLSVLSGRKNHLVLTPHPGEMIRLLGREPKISAQERIELARNFAKVHKVYLVLKGHRTVIGTPEGDIYINETGNAGMATAGSGDVLTGVIAGFMAQKMPVDIAVVAGVYLHGLAGDMAAKNVGERGLIASDIISELPKAIKFISSPL
- a CDS encoding tRNA (adenosine(37)-N6)-threonylcarbamoyltransferase complex ATPase subunit type 1 TsaE — encoded protein: MQKITNSLKETQELAAKFAKKLGPSSIIAFVGELGAGKTSFIQGLASGLGIKKNYYVNSPTFTILNVYHGGKMPIYHYDWYRIGCEWEAADLGLEEHFDGKGVTVIEWAEKFPNLLPERTIWVKLAVVGEDKRRITVK
- a CDS encoding pyridoxine 5'-phosphate synthase, with the protein product MATLGVNIDHVATLRQARGNVSYPDPVIAAGIVENAGADQITIHLREDRRHIQDADLIALRKLVRVPLNLELAATDEIVDIAIKVRPDVCTFVPEKRQELTTEGGLDVIKNFDKLRSYVKRLKAESIIVSMFIDPEPKQVEASKELGAQAIEIHTGRYCEHNSREEFDRIKAAAKIAKDAGLHVAAGHGLNYDNAALVVKEVPDIAEYNIGHSIIARAVFVGLAQAVIEMKKLITTLSF
- the acpS gene encoding holo-[acyl-carrier-protein] synthase, with the translated sequence MIIGIGIDLVDVRRMEGIIFRWQEKFLKRIFTDKEIRYCNNKKNPAQRFATRYAAKEAFIKAMYPKETEGINFRDIEVTEKEGRTVINMYDKIKKNVESRGVKNIHVMLSHDGNYGIANVILEG
- the lpdA gene encoding dihydrolipoyl dehydrogenase, which encodes MTYDLAVIGAGPGGYVAAIRAAQLGLKTVLIEKEHVGGTCLNRGCIPTKSVVAVAERFKERDPAEFGIEGVDSAKAAVNMAKVVERKDKIVAGLRVGIGQLLESNKIDLITGAASFASKDELKVVDPAGNELPVTSRDVIIATGSIWREIPGLKTDGKFVITSDEMLDLKALPKRLVIVGGGVIGCEFASIMNIFGVDVSIVEMTDQLLPTEDAAISRQLSMSFKKRGIKIFTKATVTEAGKGIVKLSTVDNLGADLVLVSIGRRPFTDGLGIEAAGVETQKGFILTDDKMRTNVPNIYAIGDVAVPGAKGFKPALAHVASKEGMVAVTNIKGEHAAVMNYNVVPRPIFTIPEIGCVGATEKELKNNNVKYKTGRFSYAALSKAVCDSATNGLLQVYSDEVGHILGAHCMGNHASDICAEASLAMETGLNVRDIERTIHAHPTYSEIMMEACEDVEGHAIHKAGGR